One Amycolatopsis sp. NBC_00355 genomic window carries:
- a CDS encoding winged helix-turn-helix transcriptional regulator, translated as MQRTNFGGMACSIARTLDVIGEPWSPLILRDVWVGFTRFEQLQADLGISRKVLTERLNHLVEHGVLDRRPYDQRPRYEYVLTEKGTDLVDLLMVLAGWGDKWLAGEAGPPVVYRHHGCGEISAAGLRCTRCGEPMHARDVDPLPGPGAAV; from the coding sequence ATGCAGCGCACGAACTTCGGCGGGATGGCGTGCTCGATCGCGCGCACGCTCGACGTCATCGGAGAACCCTGGTCACCGCTGATCCTGCGGGACGTCTGGGTCGGCTTCACCCGGTTCGAGCAGCTCCAGGCGGACCTCGGCATCTCGCGCAAGGTCCTGACCGAGCGGCTGAACCACCTCGTCGAGCACGGCGTGCTCGACCGGCGGCCCTACGACCAGCGGCCACGCTACGAATACGTCCTGACGGAGAAGGGCACCGACCTCGTCGACCTGCTCATGGTGCTGGCCGGCTGGGGTGACAAGTGGCTCGCCGGCGAGGCGGGGCCGCCGGTGGTCTACCGGCACCACGGGTGCGGCGAGATCAGCGCGGCCGGCCTGCGGTGCACCCGCTGCGGCGAGCCGATGCACGCCCGCGATGTCGACCCGCTGCCCGGGCCCGGCGCGGCCGTCTGA
- a CDS encoding TM0106 family RecB-like putative nuclease: MKGEVVLDAGAVSRCRRRVHLEHDPLMREVPLSPPDPTAQQRIADAAAHREDIVARLMAATGGPGQWVKIDRDLPAGERVERTERAFAAEARFIWGALLPVDPAGHRRGGIDLLVRTGRGYVPVLVVRHRITDRGTGAIVTGMTDLDPAHRASDSGRKVRSQPRDQLRLVHIRRMLQTLGQADEGLVLGGVIGLDADVVVWHDLTAGTWPNGRSAITEYQARFADRLAIANAAANGEEPLAEPSRVLECRSCPWWPTCEALLTETRDVSLVVRGEDAMELRRAGVSTVDNLAALDPAGEAPVVNWTGVTFPDAVVLARAWLADLTLVRRVDRVDVPRGDVEVDVDMESFGDAGAYLWGCLLSGADVGLEPGYRAFATWDPLPTGDEARSFAEFWAWLTDVRERTEAAGLTFRAYCYNALAENRWLFGSVERFGDHPGIPTKKEVQSFVDSEEWVDLFRSVTDQFLCSQGKGLKVIAPAAGFSWRDPEAGGEASMRWYRDAVGMDGETPDDTQRERLLRYNEDDVLATQALRSWISERAQTEVPYMFDL, from the coding sequence ATGAAGGGCGAGGTGGTACTCGACGCGGGAGCGGTCAGCCGCTGCCGCCGCCGGGTGCACCTCGAGCACGATCCGCTGATGCGCGAGGTCCCGCTGTCGCCGCCGGACCCGACGGCGCAGCAGCGGATCGCCGACGCCGCAGCGCATCGCGAAGACATCGTCGCCCGGCTGATGGCCGCGACCGGTGGTCCCGGCCAGTGGGTGAAGATCGACCGCGACCTCCCGGCGGGTGAGCGTGTCGAACGCACCGAGCGGGCTTTCGCCGCCGAAGCGCGCTTCATCTGGGGCGCGCTGCTGCCGGTCGACCCGGCCGGGCACCGGCGCGGCGGCATCGACCTGCTCGTCCGCACCGGCCGCGGGTACGTGCCGGTGCTCGTGGTGCGCCACCGCATCACCGACCGCGGCACCGGCGCGATCGTCACCGGGATGACCGACCTCGACCCGGCCCACCGCGCGTCCGACAGCGGCCGCAAGGTCCGCTCCCAGCCGCGTGACCAGCTCCGGCTGGTGCACATCCGCCGGATGCTGCAGACGCTCGGGCAGGCCGACGAAGGCCTCGTCCTCGGCGGCGTGATCGGCCTCGACGCCGACGTCGTCGTCTGGCACGACCTCACGGCGGGCACCTGGCCGAACGGGCGCAGCGCGATCACCGAGTACCAGGCCCGGTTCGCCGACCGGCTCGCCATCGCCAACGCGGCGGCGAACGGCGAGGAGCCGCTGGCCGAGCCGTCGCGGGTGCTGGAGTGCCGCAGCTGCCCGTGGTGGCCGACGTGCGAGGCGCTGCTCACCGAGACCCGCGACGTCAGCCTCGTGGTGCGCGGCGAGGACGCGATGGAGCTGCGCCGCGCCGGCGTGTCCACTGTGGACAACCTGGCCGCGCTCGATCCGGCGGGCGAGGCGCCGGTGGTGAACTGGACCGGCGTGACGTTCCCGGACGCCGTCGTGCTCGCCCGGGCCTGGCTGGCCGACCTCACGCTCGTCCGCCGCGTCGACCGGGTCGACGTCCCGCGCGGCGACGTCGAGGTCGACGTCGACATGGAGAGCTTCGGCGACGCCGGCGCGTACCTCTGGGGCTGCCTGCTCAGCGGCGCCGACGTCGGCCTGGAGCCGGGGTACCGCGCGTTCGCGACGTGGGATCCGCTGCCGACCGGTGACGAAGCCCGTTCCTTCGCCGAGTTCTGGGCGTGGCTGACCGACGTCCGCGAGCGCACCGAAGCGGCCGGGCTGACCTTCCGCGCCTACTGCTACAACGCGCTCGCCGAGAACCGCTGGCTCTTCGGCTCGGTCGAGCGCTTCGGCGATCACCCGGGCATTCCCACGAAGAAGGAAGTCCAGTCCTTTGTGGACTCCGAGGAGTGGGTCGACCTCTTCCGCAGCGTCACCGACCAGTTCCTGTGCTCCCAGGGCAAGGGCCTGAAGGTGATCGCGCCGGCCGCCGGGTTCTCCTGGCGCGACCCGGAGGCGGGCGGCGAGGCGTCGATGCGCTGGTACCGCGACGCGGTCGGGATGGACGGCGAGACGCCGGACGACACCCAGCGCGAGCGGCTCCTGCGCTACAACGAGGACGACGTCCTCGCGACCCAAGCCCTGCGGAGCTGGATCAGCGAGCGGGCCCAGACCGAGGTCCCATACATGTTCGACCTCTGA
- a CDS encoding DUF6474 family protein, with protein sequence MARKAKVEGEGRFTPKKAKNAVAVAKVLGPVVIPVVAPYAVRAAGAAREMYDRYQARKLGVDVDQLGSYTGRGAALHARIAGIAEGCRDLQKSEKATPADVEFAKDSLGTLEQLSATVRAAERMPAARRKSAHRAVAGELERLEGQLLHRLGI encoded by the coding sequence ATGGCGCGCAAGGCCAAGGTCGAGGGTGAAGGCCGATTCACCCCCAAGAAGGCGAAGAACGCGGTCGCGGTGGCCAAGGTCCTCGGCCCCGTCGTGATTCCCGTGGTCGCGCCGTACGCGGTGCGCGCGGCGGGCGCCGCCCGGGAGATGTACGACCGCTACCAGGCCCGGAAGCTCGGGGTGGACGTCGACCAGCTCGGCAGCTACACCGGCCGCGGAGCGGCGCTGCACGCCCGGATCGCGGGCATCGCCGAAGGCTGCCGGGACCTGCAGAAGTCCGAGAAGGCGACGCCCGCCGACGTCGAGTTCGCGAAGGACTCGCTCGGGACGCTGGAGCAGCTCTCGGCGACGGTCCGCGCCGCCGAGCGGATGCCCGCGGCGCGCCGGAAGTCGGCGCACCGCGCGGTGGCCGGCGAGCTGGAGCGGTTGGAGGGCCAGCTGCTGCACCGCCTGGGCATCTAG
- a CDS encoding glycine betaine ABC transporter substrate-binding protein — protein MKLRRFTAVLGAAVLGATLSACGLTVNQAVPYDIQPGSLQPIPSLQGLKVTVGSKDFTENIILAYMAEMALTASGADVVDLSDIKGSNSSRQALLTGQTDVTWEYTGTGWINYQGNELPVPGGEKAQYEATAKADAEKFGVTWLNYSPLNDQYAFAVTEAYGAQNNLKTTSDLAAFIKQKPDQAVFCLETEFTSRQDGFPAAVKAYGFQNPKIENFGIGTIYSAVAGGTCPVGEVFTTDGRISGLNLRVLEDDKKAFPQYNAVATLRTDFVNAHPEIRGPLEKISAAIDNEQMVQLCKQVDVDGQDTGKVAHDWMVKKGFVK, from the coding sequence ATGAAACTCCGGCGTTTTACGGCAGTCCTCGGCGCGGCGGTGCTGGGCGCGACGCTCTCGGCGTGCGGGCTGACGGTCAACCAGGCCGTGCCCTACGACATCCAGCCGGGCTCGCTCCAGCCGATCCCGTCACTGCAGGGCCTGAAGGTGACGGTGGGGTCCAAGGACTTCACCGAGAACATCATCCTGGCGTACATGGCCGAGATGGCGCTGACCGCGTCAGGCGCGGACGTCGTCGACCTGTCGGACATCAAGGGGTCCAACTCGTCGCGGCAGGCGCTGCTCACCGGGCAGACGGACGTCACCTGGGAGTACACCGGCACGGGCTGGATCAACTACCAGGGCAACGAGCTCCCGGTGCCCGGTGGGGAGAAGGCCCAGTACGAGGCGACGGCCAAGGCGGACGCGGAGAAGTTCGGCGTCACCTGGCTGAACTACTCGCCGCTCAACGACCAGTACGCCTTCGCCGTCACCGAGGCGTACGGCGCGCAGAACAACCTGAAGACGACGTCGGACCTCGCGGCGTTCATCAAGCAGAAGCCGGACCAGGCGGTGTTCTGCCTGGAGACGGAGTTCACCAGCCGCCAGGACGGGTTCCCGGCCGCGGTGAAGGCCTACGGATTCCAGAACCCGAAGATCGAGAACTTCGGCATCGGCACGATCTACTCGGCGGTCGCGGGCGGCACGTGCCCGGTCGGCGAGGTGTTCACCACCGACGGCCGGATCTCCGGGCTCAACCTGCGGGTGCTCGAGGACGACAAGAAGGCGTTCCCGCAGTACAACGCGGTCGCGACGCTGCGCACGGACTTCGTCAACGCGCACCCGGAGATCCGCGGCCCGCTGGAGAAGATCAGCGCGGCGATCGACAACGAGCAGATGGTCCAGCTCTGCAAGCAGGTCGACGTCGACGGCCAGGACACGGGCAAGGTGGCCCACGACTGGATGGTCAAGAAGGGCTTCGTGAAGTAG
- a CDS encoding PPOX class F420-dependent oxidoreductase yields MINDDVREILAGTPIAHLASVLPDGGPHAVPVWIGTHGDHIAVFTGPDSRKARNLHRDPRVALSLTPADNPFQPVIIRGKVVEWVDGDAGWEIIDGIAKKYTGGPYPRGQERFVALIEPESQQVGMR; encoded by the coding sequence ATGATCAACGACGACGTCCGCGAAATCCTCGCCGGCACCCCGATCGCCCACCTCGCCAGCGTCCTGCCCGACGGCGGCCCGCACGCCGTCCCGGTCTGGATCGGCACCCACGGCGACCACATCGCCGTCTTCACCGGCCCGGACTCGCGCAAAGCGCGCAACCTGCACCGCGACCCCCGCGTCGCACTCTCCCTGACGCCGGCCGACAACCCGTTCCAGCCGGTGATCATCCGCGGCAAGGTCGTCGAATGGGTCGACGGCGACGCCGGCTGGGAAATCATCGACGGCATCGCGAAGAAGTACACCGGCGGCCCGTACCCGCGCGGTCAGGAGCGGTTCGTCGCGCTCATCGAGCCCGAGAGCCAGCAGGTCGGGATGCGCTAG
- a CDS encoding copper resistance CopC family protein translates to MRKALVALALTVVAVLGTATPALAHNVLISSDPANGSSVTAGPQKVSLTFDQYVQGADVNQIAVTGPGGGQWAEGPISVVNNVISAPLRPLGPAGKYTVGYRVLSADGHPVTGELTFTLTAAGTGTPATVDAAKSPGGTTSQATSPSSSTGVPIWVWIAGAVVLLAIGLVVALRSGGRAAEEKN, encoded by the coding sequence ATGCGGAAAGCGCTCGTGGCGCTGGCGTTGACGGTGGTGGCCGTGCTCGGCACGGCCACCCCGGCGCTCGCCCACAACGTGCTGATCTCCTCCGACCCGGCGAACGGCTCGTCCGTCACCGCCGGGCCGCAGAAGGTCAGCCTGACGTTCGACCAGTACGTGCAGGGCGCGGACGTCAACCAGATCGCGGTGACCGGACCCGGTGGCGGCCAGTGGGCCGAAGGACCGATCAGCGTGGTCAACAACGTCATCAGCGCGCCGCTGCGACCGCTCGGACCGGCCGGGAAGTACACCGTCGGCTACCGGGTGCTCTCCGCGGACGGCCACCCGGTGACCGGCGAGCTCACGTTCACCCTCACCGCGGCGGGCACCGGCACGCCGGCGACCGTGGACGCGGCGAAGTCCCCCGGCGGCACCACCTCGCAGGCGACGTCGCCGTCGTCGTCGACCGGGGTGCCGATCTGGGTGTGGATCGCCGGCGCGGTCGTCCTGCTGGCGATCGGGCTGGTCGTCGCCCTCCGGTCGGGCGGCCGGGCTGCGGAAGAGAAGAACTAG
- a CDS encoding ABC transporter permease, giving the protein MTAAVDTGFSTESGSKRAERVRLFAQPVVVLLIVAVTLIWVFSSGLTATEKETLNASSLFTALGDHVLMTLVVTAIVVLVAVPLGVIVTRPWARFLAPIFLAIANIGQAAPALGVLVLWFIVTGATGGLWVAALPLAFYSLLPVLRNTMVGIQQVDESLIDAGRGIGMSATAVLFRVEMPLAVPLILAGLRTSLVLAVGTATFGMFVNAGGFGLLIDTGYKLNLTSVLVTGSVLAVALALLVDWLGALAEQFFGPKGLR; this is encoded by the coding sequence ATGACGGCTGCCGTCGATACCGGCTTTTCCACCGAGTCCGGCTCCAAGCGCGCGGAACGCGTCCGGCTGTTCGCGCAGCCCGTCGTGGTGCTGCTGATCGTCGCCGTGACGCTGATCTGGGTGTTCTCGAGCGGGCTGACCGCGACCGAGAAGGAGACCCTCAACGCGTCTTCGCTGTTCACGGCGCTGGGTGACCACGTCCTGATGACGCTGGTGGTGACCGCGATCGTCGTACTGGTCGCGGTGCCGCTCGGGGTGATCGTGACGCGGCCGTGGGCGCGGTTCCTCGCGCCGATCTTCCTGGCGATCGCGAACATCGGCCAGGCCGCGCCCGCGCTCGGTGTGCTGGTGCTGTGGTTCATCGTCACCGGCGCGACCGGCGGGCTGTGGGTGGCGGCGCTGCCGCTGGCCTTCTACTCGCTGCTACCGGTGCTGCGGAACACGATGGTCGGCATCCAGCAGGTCGACGAGTCGCTGATCGACGCGGGCCGCGGCATCGGGATGTCGGCGACGGCGGTGCTGTTCCGCGTCGAGATGCCGCTGGCCGTCCCGCTGATCCTGGCCGGCCTGCGCACCTCCCTGGTGCTGGCGGTCGGCACCGCGACGTTCGGCATGTTCGTCAACGCCGGCGGGTTCGGGCTGCTCATCGACACCGGCTACAAGCTGAACCTGACCTCGGTGCTGGTCACCGGTTCGGTGCTGGCCGTGGCGCTCGCGCTGCTGGTCGACTGGCTGGGCGCGCTCGCCGAACAGTTCTTCGGACCGAAGGGGCTGCGATGA
- a CDS encoding dihydrofolate reductase family protein, with translation MGKVFGAHAVSVDGYITGGGPGPGHGLGDGGTLFDWYFSGDTPSGVFDGFKLSEPSARVFDDVAGRVGAVVAGRNTYEDSDRFGGGSPHPTAPLVLLTHRPAPEITDRQTLVTTGIADAVAAAREIAGDKDVTLMGGGVLTEGLKAGLVDEVVLHQVPILLGGGRPFFGDLPAHVRLRLLEVVPAPGVTHLRYAVEN, from the coding sequence ATGGGCAAGGTCTTCGGCGCGCACGCGGTGTCGGTCGATGGGTACATCACCGGCGGCGGTCCCGGCCCCGGGCACGGGCTCGGCGACGGCGGGACGCTCTTCGACTGGTACTTCTCCGGAGACACGCCCAGCGGGGTGTTCGACGGGTTCAAGCTGAGCGAGCCGAGCGCTCGGGTCTTCGACGACGTCGCCGGCCGCGTCGGCGCGGTCGTCGCGGGCCGGAACACCTACGAGGACTCCGACCGCTTCGGCGGCGGCAGCCCGCACCCGACGGCGCCGTTGGTCCTGCTCACCCACCGCCCGGCGCCGGAGATCACCGACCGGCAGACGCTCGTCACCACCGGGATCGCGGACGCGGTCGCGGCGGCGCGCGAGATCGCCGGCGACAAGGACGTCACCCTCATGGGCGGCGGCGTCCTGACCGAAGGACTCAAAGCGGGGCTCGTCGACGAAGTCGTCCTGCACCAGGTGCCGATCCTGCTCGGCGGCGGCCGCCCGTTCTTCGGGGACCTGCCGGCGCACGTGCGCCTGCGCCTTCTCGAAGTTGTCCCGGCGCCCGGTGTCACCCATCTTCGATACGCAGTCGAAAACTGA
- a CDS encoding YcnI family copper-binding membrane protein encodes MSQHVFKRAGFLAATIGVAGLLGTGVASAHVTANVYGAQPTKGGYAAIVFRVPSEEPTTLTTKVAVDFKADYGIGSVRTKPIPGWTAEVTKSKLPAPITKDNGTQITEAVTAVTWTAAAGSELKSTNYQEFEVSFGPLPSNVDEVEFPAHQTYSDGKVVDWNQPTPAGGEEPEHPVPAIKLAAKAAEGDEHAGMGANTAATAGEHTEAAASSTSDSTARWLGGAGLLVGAIGLGVGAGATIRARKATAKSGGAS; translated from the coding sequence ATGTCCCAGCACGTCTTCAAGCGCGCCGGTTTCCTCGCCGCCACCATCGGTGTCGCCGGTCTTCTCGGCACCGGCGTCGCGTCCGCGCACGTCACCGCCAACGTCTACGGCGCCCAGCCGACGAAGGGCGGCTACGCGGCGATCGTGTTCCGCGTGCCGAGCGAAGAGCCGACGACCTTGACCACCAAGGTCGCCGTCGACTTCAAGGCCGACTACGGCATCGGCAGCGTGCGGACCAAGCCGATCCCCGGCTGGACCGCCGAGGTCACCAAGTCGAAGCTGCCGGCCCCGATCACCAAGGACAACGGCACGCAGATCACCGAGGCCGTCACCGCGGTGACGTGGACCGCGGCGGCGGGCAGCGAGCTCAAATCCACCAATTACCAGGAGTTCGAGGTCAGCTTCGGCCCGCTGCCGTCCAACGTGGACGAAGTCGAGTTCCCGGCGCACCAGACCTACAGCGACGGCAAGGTCGTCGACTGGAACCAGCCGACCCCGGCCGGCGGCGAAGAGCCCGAGCACCCGGTGCCGGCCATCAAGCTGGCCGCCAAGGCCGCGGAGGGTGACGAGCACGCCGGCATGGGCGCGAACACCGCGGCGACCGCCGGCGAGCACACTGAGGCCGCGGCGTCGTCGACGTCGGACAGCACCGCGCGCTGGCTCGGCGGGGCCGGCCTGCTCGTGGGCGCGATCGGTCTCGGGGTCGGGGCCGGCGCGACCATCCGGGCCCGCAAGGCCACAGCGAAGTCGGGAGGCGCCAGCTAA
- a CDS encoding ABC transporter permease, with amino-acid sequence MNLFEYISDRASKLWLEAYLHTSLVVQCTILAAVLGVLIGVAVYRSPIGSAVATALASTILTVPSFALLGLLIPISGLGPTTAVIALVLYGLLPIVRNTIVGLDGVDPAITDAARGIGMSRFGVLTRVELRLAWPAILTGMRVATQMLMGIAVISAYAKGPGFGAEVFSGLTNAGSTNSLNQAVTGTVGVVILALILDGVYVLIKRFTISRGVRG; translated from the coding sequence ATGAATCTCTTCGAGTACATCTCGGACCGGGCGAGCAAGTTGTGGCTGGAGGCCTATCTGCACACCAGCCTGGTGGTGCAGTGCACGATCCTCGCGGCGGTGCTCGGCGTGCTGATCGGGGTGGCGGTCTACCGCAGCCCGATCGGTTCGGCGGTCGCCACCGCGCTGGCCAGCACGATCCTGACGGTGCCGTCCTTCGCCCTCTTGGGGCTGCTGATCCCGATCTCCGGGCTCGGTCCGACGACCGCCGTCATCGCGCTGGTGCTCTACGGCCTCCTGCCGATCGTCCGGAACACCATCGTGGGGCTCGACGGCGTCGACCCGGCGATCACGGACGCCGCGCGCGGCATCGGGATGAGCCGCTTCGGCGTGCTCACCCGGGTCGAGCTGCGGCTGGCCTGGCCGGCGATCCTCACCGGCATGCGGGTCGCCACGCAGATGCTGATGGGCATCGCGGTGATCTCCGCCTACGCGAAGGGTCCCGGCTTCGGCGCGGAGGTCTTCTCCGGGCTGACGAACGCGGGGAGCACGAACTCCCTGAACCAAGCCGTCACCGGCACGGTCGGGGTGGTCATCCTCGCCCTGATCCTCGACGGCGTCTACGTCCTGATCAAGCGCTTCACCATCTCGAGGGGTGTCCGTGGCTGA
- a CDS encoding ABC transporter ATP-binding protein — protein MSVAENAVTEENGVSGVEIELEHVTKKYAGTREAAVDDFSMVVPAGKIVVFVGPSGCGKTTTMRMINRLIEPSSGRITIGGDDALKLDVDTLRRRIGYAIQQAGLFPHFTVAQNIGVVPGLLGWDKAKVNSRVEEMMDLVGLDPSDFRDRFPRQLSGGQQQRVGVARALAADPPVLLMDEPFGAVDPITRGNLQDELLRLQTELKKTIVFVTHDFDEAVKLGDKIAVLGNQSSILQYDTPEAILANPANDTVAGFVGAGASLKQLTLLRVRDVELQQDALTATVDDDPAEVRKKLEDQRKHFALVLDQRKRPIRWAHARELTAGSSLATAGRPLRDIVSLQSTLQDALEAMLAEGGSVPVTGARGEYAGTIQLDTVIATIQQLREEHTNGEEVSA, from the coding sequence GTGTCCGTGGCTGAGAACGCTGTGACAGAAGAAAACGGAGTCTCCGGCGTCGAGATCGAACTGGAGCACGTCACCAAGAAGTACGCCGGCACCCGCGAAGCGGCCGTCGACGACTTCTCCATGGTCGTGCCCGCCGGCAAGATCGTCGTCTTCGTCGGCCCGTCCGGCTGCGGCAAGACCACCACGATGCGGATGATCAACCGGCTCATCGAGCCGTCTTCGGGCCGGATCACCATCGGCGGCGACGACGCGCTCAAGCTGGACGTCGACACCCTGCGGCGCCGGATCGGCTACGCGATCCAGCAGGCCGGGCTCTTCCCGCACTTCACCGTCGCGCAGAACATCGGCGTGGTGCCGGGCCTGCTCGGCTGGGACAAGGCGAAGGTCAACTCCCGGGTCGAGGAGATGATGGACCTGGTCGGCCTCGACCCGTCCGACTTCCGCGACCGCTTCCCGCGGCAGCTCTCCGGTGGCCAGCAGCAGCGGGTCGGCGTCGCCCGCGCGCTGGCGGCAGACCCGCCGGTGCTGCTGATGGACGAGCCGTTCGGCGCGGTCGACCCGATCACCCGCGGCAACCTGCAGGACGAGCTGCTGCGGCTGCAGACGGAGCTGAAGAAGACCATCGTCTTCGTCACGCACGACTTCGACGAGGCCGTGAAGCTCGGCGACAAGATCGCGGTGCTGGGCAACCAGTCGTCGATCCTGCAGTACGACACGCCCGAGGCGATCCTGGCGAACCCGGCCAACGACACGGTCGCCGGGTTTGTCGGCGCGGGCGCGTCGCTGAAGCAGCTGACGCTGCTGCGGGTCCGTGACGTCGAGCTCCAGCAGGACGCGCTGACCGCGACGGTCGACGACGACCCGGCCGAGGTCCGCAAGAAGCTCGAAGACCAGCGCAAGCACTTCGCGCTGGTGCTCGACCAGCGCAAGCGGCCGATCCGCTGGGCGCACGCACGCGAGCTGACGGCGGGGTCGTCGCTGGCGACCGCCGGCCGGCCGCTGCGCGACATCGTCAGCCTGCAGTCGACGCTGCAGGACGCGCTCGAGGCGATGCTCGCCGAGGGCGGCTCGGTGCCGGTGACCGGCGCGCGCGGCGAGTACGCGGGCACCATCCAGCTGGACACGGTCATCGCGACCATCCAGCAGCTGCGTGAGGAGCACACGAACGGCGAGGAGGTGTCCGCATGA